A stretch of DNA from Synechococcus sp. PROS-9-1:
GTAGTGCCACGCCTTATCGCCATGGTGGTGATGGCGCCGGTGCAATGCCTGTTGTTTTTTGGGGTTGCGATCTGGAGTGCTCAAATCAGCAGCACCAACATCTACAGCATTCCTCCAGCCGTGTTTTGGACAGCCGTCAGGACATGGCTACAGCCTGATGACCTGCCCTTCATGCTGATCAAAGCTCTGGTCTTTGGTCTTCAGATTGGCGTCATTGCCTGTGGATGGGGCATGACCACCAAAGGCGGTGCCAAAGAGGTTGGCACCAGTACCACCGGAGCTGTAGTCATGATCCTTGTCACCGTGGCGCTGATGGATGTACTGCTCACCCAGGTTTTATTCGGCTGATTGCGCAATCCCATGACATCCTCCCCACAAACCAACAACGTGATCATTCGCCCAAGCCCGAGGCTGCCGTTCGTGATTCTTTTACTGAGCGCAAGCCTTTGGCCCTTACCCCTCAGCCCCTGGCCCACCCTGGTGTTGGGGCTGTTCAGTGTTTTTCTTCTGGTGCAGACCTACATCCTGAAGCTTGAATTCAGCGAAGACGATTTGGTGGTGTGGCGCGGGCAGGAGGAGTTACGCCGCTTC
This window harbors:
- a CDS encoding DUF3119 family protein, with the protein product MTSSPQTNNVIIRPSPRLPFVILLLSASLWPLPLSPWPTLVLGLFSVFLLVQTYILKLEFSEDDLVVWRGQEELRRFPFSEWMSWRLFAPWLPGLFYFRETKSIHFLPILFNRKELQEQLEQRVGHLQQAKP